The DNA window ctccatatgccgcgggagcggcccaagaaaaggcaaaaagaccaaaaaaaaaactgaaaaagcagaTATAAGCTcttatgtatagaatggataaacgacaaggtcctactgtagagcacagggaactataatcaatattctatgataaaccaaaatggaaaagtatatttaaaaagaatgcgtgtgtgtatatatacatatacatacatacctataactgaatcgctttgctgtgcagcagaaattaacacaacattgtaaatcaactctacttcaaaaaatttgttttaattttcaaaaataaatttatcccaaaagcaagagagagacaaaggcagGAAATCTGAGTAAACAGTAGGAGATGCCACAACAGAAATGAGAGGCTGGAGTACTATAAGAAGGGACCGCAAGCCAAGGACTGCAAGCCAAGGACTGCAAGCAGCCTCCGGAAGCTGCCAGAAGCAAGCAAATGAATCCTCCCCCGAAACCTCAAGAAGAAACATTGCCCTGCCAACACACTGATTTTAGACATTTGACCTCCAGAcctataagaaaattaatttgtgctgtgtatttttatatttacttttttagggccacacccgaggcttatggaagttcccagtctgggggtgaaatcccagctgcagctgccggtctacaccacagctcacggcaacaccagatccttaacccactgagcaaggccagggatcgaacctgcagcctcatgaatactactcaggtttgttgctgctgggccacaacgggaacgccagtGTGTTCTGTTTAAAGACACTAAGTTTTGTGGAAATTTTTTACAACAGCCATAGGAAACTAGTTCACATCCCTTATGCTCAGCCTTCTCCGGGAGTTTCAAACTGGCCCACAGAGCTTTCGTTTTCCCATCATGATGTTTTTGGTGGGGCAGAGCTGGAGTGTTCAAATCCTCATAGGCCTCACCACTCCCTATTGTCCTCTATCTGACAGATTCACACATTTATGTCACCCTCCGGCCTTTGTCGCCACTTTGGTTTAACCCTCGCCTTCCCTTCATGTGTTTTCTCAGTTGTAGAAGGAAAGATTTTTGTCACAGGTATGTtgagcaaaagaaaaacactggTGGCCTTCACCGCCCGATTGCTCCTCCTCTCCCAGAAAGCcgccggagttcccactgttgatcaccgggttaagaacccaactcctatccacgaggatgcgcgtttgatctctggcctcactcagtgggttaaggatccggcattgccacgagccgtggtgcaggtcacagaggcagctcagatcccgcattgctgtggctgtggtggaggctggcagctgtggctccgattcacccctagcctgggagcctccacatgccgcacTGTGGCCCTCAAGAGAAAAGTACTGAATGTAGTCTAGAAACAAGAACACACTTTCATTTTGAATGTTTCCAAGTTGTGTCGGCCAATCTAGACAGTTTGtatttccatataagtttttaaaTCTTGCCAGATAGgtattttgcaaacattttctccaccTTAGAGcttgtactttcatttttataacaattgagggaaggagaaaaattgGGAATAGAGTGTATTATGATGAGAAAAGTGGCCCTGCTGATATTAACGTCTGATGTCTGATGGGGGTTCACTCTTTGTGCGAAGGTTAAGCTGAGCCTTAGCTGAAGGCCCAGGTTCTGgggttcacagactaggggtgcTGTTACCTCCAGCACAGTGGTGTTtcttatccctttttttttttttttttttttttttttctttagggctgcagccacagcatctggaagttcccaggcttgggtcgaatcacctgccaacctacacagcagccatAGAATGCTAGGTCcaagcacatctgcgacctacaccacagctcatagccacgcggatccttaacttactgagcagggccagggatagagcccggatcctcatggatgctagctgggttcattactgctgagccacaaggggagctcccacAATGATGTTTCTGTGTGAGCTCTTCCGAGTCTCCCCCCAACTTCATCAGGTCCAAGTGACATTGAGAAAATGCAGTTCCTCTGGGGCTTTGGGCTCACACCGGCTGGGGCCTCCCTCTGCTCTTTCCTGTCCTCCCCCAGGGAAGAGGTGGCTTGCTCTGGCCTGGTGAGGAGATTCAAACTGCTGAGCTTTGGGGCATCACACATAACCCTACGCAATCCGACTTCACCTGCCCTTCAGATCCCTCGAACGAGTCATTGACCGATGAGTCTTAATAATTGAACGTCCTACTTTCAAGTCATAGTTTAACTCGGTGCCTTGAGAGAAGTTATAAAAACTAGTTTTGAGTTCAGGTGACCTAGGGCTACAGCAGACCCAGGAACAGATGAGCTGAGGAGACAAAGGGCAGTtcgtcccccacccccctcaacACTGAAAGATAGCTGACAGGTGTGGGAGTCCGGACCTCAGCTCCAGTGCCGCTGCTATAGGTCCTGCCCCGTGGCCTTCACTGACCTCCTGCTGCAGGTCGGGGGAGTCGGCCGCTTCCAGCAGATCCAGATTGTTCTGCTGACCCTGCTCATGACCTTCATGCATAACACCCTGCAGAACCTCACGGCCGCCATCCCCACCCACCACTGCCGCCCACCTGCCGACACCAACTTCAGCAGGTGGAGGCCTGGCTGCCCGGGACGGCCAGGGCGGCCGCATCCTGTCTCCGCTTCACGTCCCCCCAGCGGGGACCGCCCTTTCCCAGTGGCACAGGGACCAACGGCACGGGGACCGCAGAGCCCTGCACCAATGGCTGGATCTCTGACCCCGGCACCTTCCCTTCCACCATCGTGGCTGAGCTGAGGACCCCTGGATCCCCTAACCCCCACGTCCAACCCTGTGACCCCATCTTACCATCCCCACACACAGACATAGACGGTGTGAACCTGACCGGAGTGCGTCTGACTGTGGGAGGACCCTGGAGCCTTTAAGAGCTCTGCCCCAAACACAGGTAAGAggacaggggcaggggtgggtggggtggagtTGAGGTCTTCCTGGTAGAGAAGGTTGTGGAATTCCTTGCAGAGGGTGGCTCCCTGCCCCTCCACTGCCAGCAGAGAGACAGTTACTGCTGCTGGAGATTGATATGGTGCTTTGGTTTCCCTGAAGGGTTGGACGATTCCACAGGGTAAGGGCATGGGGAGGTGGtacagaggaagggagaaaagagccCCGCAGAGAGTGGAGGGTAAAAAACGAATTCCTGAGCAGGGGATGCTAGGCTCAGAGTCCTAGAGACAAAAACCATTTCCTGACTTCATCTAGAAATAGCTCTCAGCAGCTGGAGCCAAGAGATGGAGAGCAGCCAAGGAactaagaggggaaaaaacaacagggttatggggaggggggagtcctTTCATCTCTAGTAATTTAACACCCATCCTCTGAAACACACATGCAGTCGATTGTCGAGTCTCCCTGCTAAATGGTGCATCTGGCTGAATTCTGCACCTCGTAGCTGTGACATCGATGATGCTCTTAACATCTGTTCTAGTTCATGGCCTTTTGGTTGCAAGGAAGAGAGGCTGTCTCAAGTCGGCTCATGAGAAAAGGGACTTGCGGGGAATCCAAGTGCAGGAAATCCAGGTGTGTGTCCAGGCCTCACAGAAACTGCAACCAGGAATTAGAGCCCGGGCCATCTCTATACACTGAGCTCTGTTACTCTCTTTCTCCATCCGTTTCACCTGTGTGTTCATATTGCAAGACAGCCACCCGTGCCTGCTCTGATCCACCAcccctcagattctttttttttttttttttctttttatggccacacctgagccatatggaagtttctgggctagaggcCAAAttagctgcagctggggcctatgccacaaccacggcaacacgggatccgagcatgtcttcgacctatgccaccgcgtgacaatgctggatccttaacccactgagccaggctagggatcgaacctgcaccttccCAGAGGCAACATCgagtccttcacctgctgagccacaataggaatgctTACCTCTCAGATTTAGGGCCCACCACCAACCAGGACGTTTCTGTGTATCTTCATTCAAGTTCTTAAAAAAGGCTCTGATTGGCTCAGCGCGGCACACTGATGCACAACTGTCATTCAACGCAAGCTCATCTGAGCATGAAGAGTAAGTATATAAAGACTCCCGAGGCCAAATCCCAAGACGGGCAGAGGTGGAGCTGGCTCTACAGGCAAGAGGAAGCAGGGCCGTGATGTCATCAGGACCCTTGCTGACGCTCTCCCGTCTTTACCTTTCTTTGCATaccaggcacatagctgcctcccAGAGCCTTCACCACGTGGCCTCTGACATCCCAGGCTCACTGCTAATAACGTCttcatcagagagaaaaaaagtttctgtctctctgctccAACACTGAAAAAATCTAGGACAGATTTATTTGCGACCTTCGGTCCTGTGCCCACCCCTTGGTCCAATAGctgtagggagggagggagttatTATGAAGGACCAGGCTGAGTCTTAATTTCGCTTCTGTTCTGCAGATGCTAAACAGCTGTCATTCCACCACTCTACTTCCTGGGCCCACGACcgtgggtttcttttctctcttgttctttcccCTGAGGCCAGTCTCATAGCATCTGTTCATTTCTCATAGCCTTTATCAAGTTAGCAAGGCAGAGCTTTCCTCGGCAGCAATTCTCTCAGTCTCCCTCAAATCCACCTCTGACTGTTCCTAGACTTTGGTTCCCGTTGGCGATAAAGTAATTCTATATACATGAAGCCCAGGAGCCCACGGAAATATATGATCCTCAGAGTCTCGTGGGCACGTGAAGAGGACATAGTACATACACAGTGAAAGCCAGGGCCAAAACCAAGGTGATGGACGCCCCATGCACCTGTCGCTTTTGCGGATGACAAGCACAGTGAGGCAGAGTCGAGGCAGAGAAGTTCTTTCTGAGCACATAGTCtatattcatttatccatttctaACCTGAACTATACCCCGTTTCATCGCTAGACCACATACAGGTCTTGTTCCTTTGCATTCCTCTGGTTTGTCACCTCTTTCCTACAGTCTCTTGGTTCTCATCCTTCTGTTCCTCAGTTCCAGTATACAGGGTCCCTAACCCCTCACTGTAAGAGGCCCCACGTGCCTCTCCTCGGTCGTATTTCACTCACTGTTAAAATTATTACCCAGTATAACACAAATCTTTAATAAATAAGTTATatcagagagttcccactgtggctcagtgggttatgaacccaacgggtatccatgaggatgcaggttcgatcccagccctaatcagtggatcaaggatccagcattgccatgaggtgaggtgtaggtcacagatgcagctcagatccgtgtggctgtggctgtggctgtggcgtaggccagtagctacagctccaattcaacccctggctgggaacttccatatgccacgggtgcagccctaaaaaaaaaaaaaaaaaaaaaaaagttacctcaGATAACACATAGAATTACAGAATAGCAGTTATTTGAATAAAACAGCGATAAAGTCCATTGCTCTTTAAAGAAAGTGTTCAAATGCCAACCTCCCAAATTTTACGTCATGTGATATGTGCATCCACAGGGGATTCAAAGTCCCGCAgtagagttcccaccatggcacagtgggttaagaatctcagtgcaggagttcccgtcgtggcgcagtggttaatgaatccgactagaaaccatgaggttgcgggttcggtccctgcccttggtcagtgggttaatgatccggcgttgccgtgagctgtggtgtaggttgcagacgcagcgcggatcccgcgttgctgtggctctggcgtaggccggtggctacagctccgattcaacccctagcctgagaacctccatatgccacgggagtggtccaagaatagcaaaaaaaaaaaaagaatctcagtgCAGGATGTGAGGGCAATCTGGCTGCGACATCTGTCACCCCATTGATGGCCAGGGTTGATTCAGCTGATCTGGCTGGCTAGACgggtgtccccttcctccctcactgctCCATGTGCGTCCCCCCCGCCCCGAAGCCGACCATCCCCGAGAAAGGAGGACCGTTCTTCCGTCAAGGGTATAGGAGTAGCGGCGCTCCCCTGCTAGAACCTCCAAACGAGCTctcaagaatctgactgcatcagcTCAGGTCACCGTGCAGgtgcggggtttgatccctggcccagcatagtgggttaaaattTCCGCGTTTccttggagaatagccttgtggcTGCCCTtcgggagaggaagggagtgggagggatcgggagcttggggttatcagatacaacttagaatagatttacaaggagatcctgctgagtggcattgagaactatgtctagatactcatgttgcaacagaacaaagggtgggggaaaatatgtatacatgtaagaacaacttgatccccttgctgcacagcgggggggggcggggaataaaaaaagaaaaagaaagaaaagaaaacacaatgaaaatttgagggaaaaaaaaatttccacgtTTCTGCCACTGAGGCACAGTTGCAGTagtggctcggattcaacccctggctcggattcaacttccataagctgcagaggTGAccattagaagaagaaaaaaaaaaaagtcccagagtAATCATTACATTCACAAATAAAGATTTCTCTCCAATCAAATCAGGAAGAGAAGTAATGACACTTAAAGGATGAATTCATTTGGACATAAACTAACATATTTTAGGGAGCATTCCCTAATCGTCCTGATCAAGCCggccccttttccttttttttcagttaacaaaAGAAATGAGTTTTCAGATCCActccaaagtatacaaaaatGAGCTCTTAATTGTGAAGGAAATGCCACCGCTGTTTgtcattttgacttaattttaatAGCACATCCATCCGTAGTATGATTCCTGCAGGCTAGAGAGCTGTTTTACTCCAGCTAGAGAGGAAGCAATTTTAAAGTGAGAAGTTTTTTCTTATATACATTGAAAAGAGCAACAAAGTGTAAACTATCAATTGAGGTATCCAATTGCTGCTAATTCAGGATGGCAAGTAACTACCACCCCCGCAAATGTGCTTATGAGAAGTTGATGGAAGAATGCACAAGGGCATTTCACAGACCCCAAGGTCAAGAGCCTGAGCCCAGCCCTACGATGGACCAGGATCAGGTAGTTCAGGAGACCTGCAGCTGGactctccatctctgcctctctggCACTAAGCTCTCACCTTGACGTCTCTCTGACTAGATTATTGCATCCTTTGCCCCTCCCCGtcttccttctcccccacctcctccttctttttctccctctccctctcccactctctctctgtctcatgaTTTCTCAACTCCACTTCCACGCTGTTCCAGCCTTGGCTGTCCTTACGAACCTCGCTTCTCTGAGTTGCTTTTTCCAAGTTTTGTAAGAAAAGAACCTGATGAGCTCTGTCTGCCCACCTCCAGGGTCACTTTTCTTCAGCCACACCCAGGTCAAAGAGCCCTGAAAGAGGGTGAGGTGTCAGTGCTTGGAGAAGAGGGAGCAGTCTGGGAAGATATCCCTTACACatcttgtctgtttgtttttgctttttagggccgcacctgcagcacatggaggttcccaagctaggggtctcatcgaagctacagccgccggcccacacaacgccagatccgagccgcgtctgtgacctataccacagctcacagcaacaccagatcctgactccctgagcgaggccagggatcgaacctgaaacctcatggttcctagtcagattcatttccactgcgccatattttgaaataacttctcACCAGATGATGAGAAAGTGTGGGTGACTCAGGGAAGGAGGCCTCCTTACGTGCTAGTTCCAATTCAAGATCCTCAGCCCCaccaggagagagggagtgggttTTTGTGGGGCCAACCCAGCTCTCCCTGACCCCAGTTCTTCCTTCCTCACAGTGGGATCTCATATGCACACACAAGAGCTTGCCGCAGTTGAGTCAGTCCATCACCATGGCAGGGGTACTCGTTGGAAGCTCTATATTTGGGATCACAGCCAACAGGTCAGTGGTGAACAAGGCTGAATCAAGAGCAAAGGcctcacggagttcccatcatggctcagtggttaatgaatccaactaggaaccatgaggttgcgggttcgatccctggccttgctcagtgggttaaggatgcggcgttgccttgagctgtggtgtaggtcacagtctcggcttggatcccgtgttgctatggctcttgcataggtaggctggcgactacacctccaattagacccctagcctgggaacctccacatgctatgggtgtggccctaaaaagacaaaaagaccaaaaaaaaaaaaaaaaaaaaaagagcaaaggccTCAGCCCTCTAGGGAGCACTGGCATCCTTGAGAATCTAGGGAGGGACACAGGACCGTTCCACCCAAGCCTGACCACGTCTGGAAAGTCTGTGGGAACTATATATCAGCATTTTCCATGTTTCTCCTCATTTCAGTTACTCCTTACAATTATGCTTGCGAAGCCAGGGTGAATGGTActattatctgcatttttttttttttgatgaagacATTAAGTTTCAAGGATGATAGATAACTTGCCCAAACTGCCTAGAAGGAACCCAAGATAATTACGCTATTAATTATGGGGAGCAGAATTGGAGAGAAGaggaattttcctttttcattactATGCTGTTTGAATTTTTATGATCATTCATTACTTTTACGGTGCTATAAAGTGAAagttaaatgtttacttttttaaaagtacagtcagggagttcccactgtggtgcaatgggatccacGGCATCTCGGGAGCACTGGggcaagggttcaatctctggcctagcacagtgggttgaggatct is part of the Sus scrofa isolate TJ Tabasco breed Duroc chromosome 2, Sscrofa11.1, whole genome shotgun sequence genome and encodes:
- the LOC100622132 gene encoding LOW QUALITY PROTEIN: solute carrier family 22 member 6-like (The sequence of the model RefSeq protein was modified relative to this genomic sequence to represent the inferred CDS: inserted 1 base in 1 codon) gives rise to the protein MQFLWGFGLTPAGASLCSFLSSPREEVACSGLVWESGPQLQCRCYRSCPVAFTDLLLQVGGVGRFQQIQIVLLTLLMTFMHNTLQNLTAAIPTHHCRPPADTNFSRXEAWLPGTARAAASCLRFTSPQRGPPFPSGTGTNGTGTAEPCTNGWISDPGTFPSTIVAELRTPGSPNPHVQPCDPILPSPHTDIDGVNLTGVRLTVGGPWKRQLLLLEIDMECLPLRFRAHHQPGRFCVSSFKFLKKALIGSARHTDAQLSFNASSSEHEEFFIESALWYCSLGKLDITLKALQRVAQIDRKQREGAKLSVEMLQMSLQRGLTMGQAQPLMLQLLHMPAVQKLFFCLLPLWQRDLSMMAALANTGSILSPLVSTTSEVYPSLLLCISGAALVAACPITVLLPETLGQPLPNTVQDLERRWKEKPGQKQQEQQMVPLQPPED